The stretch of DNA AGAATGAATTTTGCAGAAACGTTAATTAATctgagttttatttttgtttgttttgtagtTGCTGCatctgaaccactcttaaacgATAGAATATGATGGAGAGGAGAATGGCTGTGGGAACAGAAGCCATTGTTTGCAGTTTTGTTTTGTCCTGTATGTAATAAGGGTTTGGAGAGGAACTTACAAGTTTGTTGTATTTTGTGTGAATGTCTGACAGTCTGGGTATATTGTGATATTCTTTGAGATCTTCTATGATTATCTTTTGAAGCTTTTCCTTCAGTCAAACGTCATGAGAAAAAAGAAGTTCAACGACAGCTTTTTGAGACTAAAGCATATATGGAGAATACTATTGTGACAGAATCGGTACCTCTATTGTGTCCTATTGTTTCAGAATCGGGTCGTCTAAAGAATGTTGATCACTATCTCAGTTTGAGTACCAAATATTCTTGAGGAACTACTGCTCTTGTAAAATACCTTTGTGTCCACATTTTCTCGTTAGTTCTTCCGAGTTTTGTCATCAAACTGGATGCAACTACCTTAAAAGATTGATGCTCCTTGTTTTATGTGAGTGAACAAACTGATTATTAAAAACACTTGTTGAAAGATTGGAACTTTTTTTCTTGTAACATTGAAAGATTGGAACTTATATCATTATAGTCTAGCtgataaaaaatatcattataatcttacaacaaaaaaaattaacaatatctagatttaattttcatattcaATTACCAATAAATAtcaatgtataattattttaaaatatgaaaagagtcttacttttatttttgaacaaaGTTTTCATATAGTTTGAGACTCCTCTGCTCTTTGACAGATTAGCTTTGTAACAGTTTTGGTCTTCTTGAACTCCTGTCTCTCATTCTAGTTCTAGCCTCTCCTTTTTCTATCATAGTGGTTGATGGTGATGCGGAACACAATGTATAATTGGGGTTGTTTAATCCGAATATTGAtccagtatttttttttaaatatctcagtttataaaaattagttatcatattaaaatcatatcaaatttaatttggcttggtttatatattatcgttttttttgtttaatcagctataatattaaaaactaaccatattttatcttttataatatcttactttatatgattaaaattataaatattttcagtattaagattttaaaacacaatattttctgttttaattaaattttaagaaaaatagttatttaaaataaaaaataaatattatagttttcttaaaataaaaataagattaaataacaaaattttagcATAAATTTCTGTCAAtgaaaacttttatttaaaacaaaacatctAACTATTCAAATTaatgtattaaaaatgaaaatgacaTCAATAagataaactatatatattatcaattctATTATATAGTATCCATAGAACTAtattaatactatattttactTAATTGGTTTATGTTATTTGATcggtttaatattttatatattgacatcagttttttaaatacagtgaaatttctataaattaataatgttgaaactacaccaaaactataattttaattaatttatagagatactaattgaacaaaaaactcaatttaaaactataaaattttattaatttataaaaatattaatttatagattattaatttaaagaggttaatATTCAATTCAGTTTTATATAGTACCGAATCTAGATTATTTTTCGTATATCGGTTCATTCGGCCGTTTGCCGAAATTTCTTCCTCTCCGTTCGCCGATGTCGTCTTCCGCGCCTGCTCCGTCTCCCACGCCAGACCCGCCTGATGAAGGGGTCCTCTCTCCTTCAGCTTTCCCGCCTCTTGTTTCATTTACTCCGTCCCAAACCTCAATTCCTCCGACGATTCCTGCTAAGGGAGCTCCGTCGTATGCTCAGCGGTTCAAATCCTCACTCAGAAACCTCAGGAAGATCTCTTCCCCAACCTTTGAGGAAGACGGTACTCCGGTGGTCCAAGCCCCACCCTCAGTGATTTTAAACGCCTCAGAATCATGGAAAGACCATATCCTCTGCAAATTTCATGGTCGTATGCCGATCTCCGGTAAAGTTTTCTCAGATCTAAACCCTATTTGGGGGAAGAAGGGAGACATTATCGTTCGTACAGTATCATCTACGGCTTGTCTCATCTATGTTCCTTCGGTCCAGCTTCGTGAGTGGATTCTGGAGGTCGGATATTGGCAAGTCGCCAACTGCGCGCTGTCTGTTTATCTTTGGAACCCAGATGCATCGTTGGAAGCTGAGGATCTAGTTTCGGCTCCGACATGGGCTGTTCTAAAGAAGGTCCCGCCTCAGTTGTACTCGTTGGATGGTATTAGTGTGATAGCCAGTGGTATAGGCGAACCACTTCATACGGAGAAGTCTCGTTTGGACCCATTCCACTTTGGTGATACGAAGGTGAAAGTGGAGATATCTCTTGATGCTCCGCCCCCATCAGCAGTGATAGTACGGGATTCTCTTGGTTACTCAGTTAAAATAGATGTCTCTTATCCGAGACTTCCTCCTCAATGTTGCAACTGTGGTAAATTTGGTCACTTGCTAAACTGTTGTCCTAATCCAATCCTGAAGAATGGTTTCAAGAACTTTCCTAATCGAAGGTGTCTCAGGTGCTAGTTAAAGACCCGGAGGTGCAGCTGGAAGGTTCAGAGGTTGTGGGTCAGGTTACAGAAGAAGTTGTGGCTCAGGTTTCAGAGGTTGTGGGTCAGGTTACAGAAGGTTCAGAGGTTGTGGCTCAGGTTTCAGAGGATGTGGGTCAGGAGATTGAAGACGGGGAGATTGTGGTTCAGGAGGTGGTTGTGGCTCCATGTTTACCTCCTCCGGTTGGTTCATCTTTTGAAACACTGGTTCAAGGAAAGAAGGCGTTAAGTAAGGGTTCGACTCAGAAAGTGCGTGTGATTTCTCATCGGTCTGATGCTTCAAAGACGTTGACTCTCCCTCTTAATCCTGGTTCCTCCTTGACTGTGGATGACGAACCTTCAGTAGAGGGTGTTGGTTTATCTCCTCCGGATCCAGAAGCTGAGAGACCTTTCTTGCCTTCTCCTGCAGCAGCGCGGAAAGCGAGGAAAGACTTAAGGCGCCAAGCCCTGTTGAATTGTTCATCTCCAACTGCAGCGGCATCTCAGCTTTTTTCTTCTATTCGGGGACTTTCCTCGGGTGGGAGAAGGAATCGTTTTTAACTCATCCTCATTcttattgtaaataaataatgaagCTTTTTTCTTGGAATGTTAGAGGTTTCAACAGTCTTCCTCGGCAACGGGTTATTAAGGATTGGGTTACTAGTAATAGACCTCTCATTGGGGGAATTTTGGAGACGCGGGTTCAAGAGGTTAATGCGTCTGGTATTTTGCAGTCAGCCTTTCCTGGATGGAGATCAGAATGTAATTACTCATTTTCGGAGTTAGGAAGGATTTGGGTGGTTTGGGATCCTTCTATCTCAGTGGTTATCTACAAGAAGTCTGACCAGTTTGTGTTATGTGGGGTTTTCAATCCGGCTACGTCTGAAAGTTTCACAGTGGCTTTCATTTATGCATCTAACTGTGAGATTCAACGGCGGCGTCTCTGGACAGATCTGTCTGAAGTGTGCTCATCCTCGATTGTTAATTCATGTCCTTTGGTGCTGGCAGGGGATCTAAATCAAATTCTGTCAGCGGATGAACATTATTCGATTGTTCCTTATGACCTTCCCCTAAGGGGCATGGAAGCACTAAGATCCTTTCTCGAGTCTAATGGCCTCTCAGACCTGAGTAGCAGAGGTACTTTCTACACTTGGTCTAATGGGAGACCAGAAGATCCTATTTTGCGGAAGTTAGATAGGGTGGTGGTGAACCAAGCCTGGTTAGATAAATATCCAGAATCAGTTGCGATATTTGATCCGCCGGGAGATTCTGACCATTCCCCAGCTCTAATCTCGCTATCTCCGCAGGCCTCTACAGGGAGAAAAGGGTTTAAGTACTTTTCTTTTGTCTCCACTCATACCAGTTTCTTCCCTCAGCTTCGCGAATCCTGGAATAATCAGACTATGGTGGGTTCGAAGATGTTTATGCTTGGCCAGAGAATGGGAAGAGCGAAAGACTGCTGCAGGAGGGTCAATAGGGAAGGTTTCAGCAATATTCAACAGAGAACAAAGGATGCTCTCTTGGAGCTGGAGAATATTCAGAGATCAATGCTCACTCAGCCGGATGAGGTTCTGATTAGAGCTGAACATGAGGCTAGGGAAACCTGGTCTTTCTTTGCTTCTGCCCAAGAGAACTTCTTTAAGTTGAAATCTCGCATAAGATGGCTGAGTGAAGGGGATGCGAATACGAGGTTCTTCCATAAGGCGGTTATTGCTAATCGTTCTTGGAATGCTATCAGGTTCCTCAGAAATGCTAATGGTATCAGGATCCACAATCAAAATCAGATTAAAGAAATGTCAGTTGCCTATTTTAAGAACCTGCTGGGATCAGCCAATGCCGATGTCTCCCCCTTATCAGTTGATGGCATTCGGCAGCTACAGCCCTTCCGGTGTTCTGCTACCCTATCTCAGGCCTTGATTTTGATTCCTACGGAGGAAGAGATCAAAGATACCTTTTTCTCTATGCCGAAGTGTAAAGCGCCTGGTCCAGACGGCTTCCCTGTGGAGTTTTTCCTAGATGCTTGGGAGGTAGTGGGAGAGGACTCTATAGCTGCGGTTAAGGAGTTCTTCACCTCAGGACGTTTGCTCAGGAAATTCAACTTGACCACTATAGCTCTTATCCCTAAAGTTACTGGAGCCGACGAGTTGTCTAAGTTTAGGCCGGTCTCGTGTTGCTCATCGGTGTACAAGGTGATAGCAAGAATTCTAAAGAAGAGGCTCAAGATGTTCGTTCCTGACGTCGTTCAGTCCAATCAAGTCGGCTTCGTTAAGGGTAGATATCTCTGTGAGAATGTCTTGCTTGCTTCCGAACTTGTCTCGGGGTTTCATAAACGAGGTCCTATCACTCGGGGATGTCTACAGATAGATTTGATGAAGGCCTATGATAATGTTAATTGGGAGTTCCTGCTCAATGTCTTAATTGCTATAGACGTTCCGGAGACGTTTATTTCATGGATCAGAGAGTGTATTACTACCCCAGCCTTCAGTATCGCTTTCAACGGGGAGCTGCTAGATTGCTTTCCGGGGAAAAAAGGTCTAAGGCAAGGTGACCCCATTTCATCCCTTTTATTTGTGATGGCGATGGACATCCTGTCCAAATCTTTAGACAAGGCAGCTGTAAATGGGCTTTTCGGCATTCATCCCAAGTGTGAGGCTCCACTCATTACTCATCTGAGTTTTGCTGATGATGTCCTCTTGTTCTTTGATGGTACCGAGAGCTCGCTTCAAAGCCTTCTCCGTATTCTTGATGAATTTTATGAGGTCTCGGGGCTTGGCATTAATCGAGGGAAGACTGATGTGTTCTTTGATGGAGGCGATATgcagagaaacagagacataGCTCAGACGTATGGCCTTAAGCAAGGCTCCTTCCCAGTGAGGTATCTCGGTGTTCCTTTGACGACAAAGAAGCTCACTGACTCGGACTACCAGCCACTTATTGATAAGATTTATGCTCGTCTGTCCTCATGGACagtaaaacatctatctttcgCGGGTCGGTTGCAGTTGTTACAGTCTGTGATCTACTCCACCATTACTTTCTGGGCTTCAATATTCCTATTACCGAATAGTTGTCTTCGTAAGCTCGAGTCTTTGTGTAACGGGTTTCTCTGGAAAGGAGTACCTAGCGGAGCTAGGGGAGCAAGGGTAGCTTGGGAGACTGTGTGTTCCTCTAAGAGATGTGGAGGACTGGGCCTCAAGCGGTTCAGGGATTGGAATAAGGTCCTTGGGCTTAAACTGATTTGGCTCCTGTTTACTTCTGCGGGTTCTCTGTGGGTCTCGTGGGTTAAGGTAAACCTGATTCGCTCTCAAAACTTCTGGACTCTTGATTCTACTCAGCATGGTAGCTGGGTTTGGAAAGCTTTGTGTAAACTCAGAGAAGATGCCAGACCCTTTTTGATATGTGATGTCGGGTCAGGCATCACTGCCAGTTTCTGGGAAGATAACTGGACAATGTTGGGTCCTTTGATTAATATTGTTGGTGACAGTGGTCCAAGGATCTCGGGTATTGCTCGTGATGCAGTCGTGAGAGAGGCTATTACTCAAGGAGATTGGTGGTTAGCGCGCTCTCGTAGTAGGAACCCAACTCTCTTAATGCTTAGACAGTGCCTTCCTCCTCCTGATGGTATTGTCAACTCTGAGCTGGATGATAAGTATTTGTGGAAGATAGGAGACGAGGTTCCAACGGGATCTTTCTCTACTTCCAGAATGTGGACCCATTTGTTTGATCAGGCTCCGGAGGTGCAATGGCATGCGGCAGTTTGGTTTAAGGGGTACATTCCCAAACATGCGTTTCTGACTTGGGTCTCTGCTCATGATAGATTACCAACAAGAGATAGGTTAGTATCTTGGGGCTTGAGGGTTCCTACCTTGTGTGTTCTCTGTGGTCAAGCTCAAGAAAATCGACAACACCTCTTCTTTGATTGTACCTTCAGTGCTCAGGTCTGGTCCTTCTTTTACTCAAGGTGCAATGTTTCTCCTCCTCCCTCCTTTGCGGAAGCTCTTCGTTGGGTAAAGAGGCCGACAGGAAACTCTAATGTGGCCTTAATCATCAAGCTTGCATTCCAGGCTGCTCTGTACTTCATCTGGAAAGAGAGGAATGCAAGGATCCATTCTCAGACACCTCGGCCGGCTTCTGCTCTGGTTGCTGACATCTCCCGCCAGATTAGAGCCAAGCTTGATATACTCTCTCGTCGGTCTTCCGGTCGGCCTCCTCCAATTTCTTTGCTCTCTTCTTGGTTTTCTCATTTTTAAGGTTTGTAATAGCTTTTGTAGTTCTTGTATGTCTGTCTCTGATGTACATTTTGAATAAATGAATAAATggaaatttaaagtaaaaaaaaaaaaaaaaaaaaaacttattagaGTTTTGTTTCCCGTTTATCTTTCCGACAATTACTGATACTCTTTCGGGCTTAGTTGGTTTTGAAGGAAGGACACGTCAgcaattaaaagaaaaaggacGTATTTAAACACGACGTCGACACATAGCCATCGTTTACGTCTCTCAATCGCGCTTCTCACCGACGAAGGATCGGCGGAATCTCCTCTTTGTTGTTACCGGTAGTTCGATCCCCCATGAATCCTGAATAGTAAGAACCTTCCTCATCATATTCCTTCAGATCAATTTCAGCGTCTCTGTAGTAGTTTAGCTTCTAATTGATGAATGACCAGTTTTTGTGGCTTTGTTATAATTCTGTTTGATCGATATCGTGGATCGTAATAGATCTAAGAAATTTGGTTGAGAGATCTCTTGAATTCACACACAGATGTTTTTCGATTTAAAAACTATAGTTGATGATTCTCTGTTCTTACCTACTGCAGTGACTATCTGTTCAAGCTTTTGCTAATTGGTGATTCTGGTGTTGGCAAATCATGTTTGCTTCTAAGGTTTGCTGTAAGTTCTCTATACTTATTACTAAGTGCTGTTGTTGTTGCTCTTTTGGATTGgtgtcttttatttattttgttttcaacagGACGATTCCTACCTGGATAGCTACATCAGCACCATTGGTGTTGACTTTGTAAGCCTCTTCTTTCCACTTATCAAATTGGTTATTGGTATAATCTAATTTTGTAATGATCTTTTGTAGAAAATCCGCACTGTCGAACAAGATGGAAAGACCATCAAACTCCAGATTGTAAGTTTGTCCTGAGTGGTTTCAGATCACTCGGATTGAAATTTGTACGCTCActctgtttatttattattatcacCAATTTTATGCAGTGGGACACGGCAGGTCAAGAGCGTTTCAGAACGATCACCAGCAGTTACTACAGAGGAGCTCATGGGATCATTGTATGCTCACATTTCTAACTCCATATTATCTTACATCCCCATCAATAGAATTCTctgaattgtttttcttttgtaaggtGACTTACGATGTAACAGACCAAGAAAGCTTCAACAATGTCAAGCAATGGCTAAACGAAATCGACCGCTACGCCAGTGAGAATGTGAACAAGCTACTGGTTGGCAACAAAAACGATCTCACATCACAGAAAGTTGTTTCCACTGAAACTGCCAAGGTAAAATTATGCCTCACAAGTTCGTCCGTCACAGTAGTTAAGGTCTTTCATTCTTGTCTTTTGATGATTTACTGTAATGTTTTGTTCTGCCAACACAGGCTTTTGCAGATGAACTTGGGATCCCGTTCTTGGAGACAAGTGCCAAGAATGCTACCAATGTCGAAGAAGCTTTCATGGCCATGACTGCTGCAATCAAGACAAGGTAAATTTATTATTCACCCATCAACTGAGCTCATAGATTTGGTCACACTTGTAGAGTAGACTAAGTCCGGATTGTTTTGCAGAATGGCGAGTAATCCTTCAGGAGGATCCAAGCCAGCAACCGTCCAGATCCGAGGACAACCTGTAAACCAGCAATCAGGCTGCTGCTCTTCTTAATTCTCTTTTGGAAAACACATATATTATCTAATCCGAATGTGAACATCGTCTCTCTTCTTCATtttatgttctttgttttttttttcaatcactATGTCCAAAAGCTTCTCAATTCTTTGTAATGTACTTGGAACACAATAAACTTAGTTGCTAAGTGGTGTTTTTCAATGATGTTTAAAGCTAAAACATTAAGAAAGAAACAATGGTCGAAGAatggatttttttctttctgccTTGTTTAACTTAATATTAAAAACTCCCAAAATTGGGTTCGTAGAACAAAACGAAGGGTATAACAATAACAATCGAATCAGAAGAACAAAATCCAAACCAGATGAGAGAGATTACAAAAACCAAAAGAGTGCAGACACAGATGCTCAAGGACCAAGAGAGAAGAGAGCCATTACTTTCCTAGAGTAGGGAACTGTGCGGCGTCTTCAATTTTTGGTGCAGGAGCGACCCTTTTAGGTGCAGCAGCAGCTCTCTGGTTTTCTCCTCCAtcggctcctcctcctcttggtccACGACCTCTTCCTTCACCTCCTTCTCTTGGTCCACGACCTCCACGTCCTTCCCTTCCACCACGGTAACCCCCTCCTCCTCTGTACCTCTCTCCATTCGCAGGTTTCAGAAACTCATTTATGCTCAACGACTACAATAATTCACAATATGCATGAGATagattttgaacaaaaaaatgctTTAATCCTTGGGAGTAAGTAAACTAGCGAACCTTCTTGGTCTTCTCCTCTTTCTCAACTGGGCGCTTGTCCTTCTCTGTTCCCTGATATAACAACACCATTTCAAGGTCCAATAAGCACACACTCTATTATATAATACaagattaataaaatactaaaaactcACCAGTTTGATGAAGACCTCGTCGTTGTTGCTCTTTTTGTTTGAGAGCTGTTGCATGGTCTCAAACGCCTTCGTATCAACCTTCCTCTCCTCAATCTTTGTTGCCTGCAGAGCTTTCCTCTTCTCCTCCAAAACCTTCTCATACTCTTCCAGAGTCAtctcctacaaaaaaaaaacagtaaaatcACCATTAGTCATAACAACTTCACAATGATGAGACAAGCGCTCAATATGTTACCTTGTCCTCGGGCTCTTTCTCTTCAACAGGTGTCTCTTTGTTTGCGTCAGTTGCTTCACCACCTTCCTTCTCAACACCCTCCACCACTACTGCTGCGGATTCTTCAGTCACTCTAGTGATTGCAACAATAAGAGTTCATTTTCACGACCGAAGAAAACACAATAATgatttatctaaaaaaaaaacttacggaGGAATCTCATCCTCATTGGTTCCCCAGTTGCCACGGCCAGCTCCATCACGTTTAAACCCATTTCTACTCAACAACAAGTGTCAACAAATcacaaaccaaaattattattaCAAGGGTGTACCAATTTAAAGAAGCttttgctttgctttgcttaCCCGTGACCTGTTCCACTCTGGCGGTCGAAGTTCCTACGCGGGCGCTCAAAGTCACCAGACTCTCCACTGTTGAAGCCCCCACGGCGACCACCACCACGGCCACGGTATCCACCAACAGAAGACCCACCACGTCTcgctccatctccttcttcagAGCGTCTGTAGCCTCCAGCATATCCGTTTTCGTTAGCAGGCCCATCATTGTTCCTTTGCTCCCTGTTGAATC from Raphanus sativus cultivar WK10039 unplaced genomic scaffold, ASM80110v3 Scaffold1163, whole genome shotgun sequence encodes:
- the LOC108854910 gene encoding ras-related protein RABD2b; translation: MNPEYDYLFKLLLIGDSGVGKSCLLLRFADDSYLDSYISTIGVDFKIRTVEQDGKTIKLQIWDTAGQERFRTITSSYYRGAHGIIVTYDVTDQESFNNVKQWLNEIDRYASENVNKLLVGNKNDLTSQKVVSTETAKAFADELGIPFLETSAKNATNVEEAFMAMTAAIKTRMASNPSGGSKPATVQIRGQPVNQQSGCCSS
- the LOC130503829 gene encoding uncharacterized protein LOC130503829 → MSSSAPAPSPTPDPPDEGVLSPSAFPPLVSFTPSQTSIPPTIPAKGAPSYAQRFKSSLRNLRKISSPTFEEDGTPVVQAPPSVILNASESWKDHILCKFHGRMPISGKVFSDLNPIWGKKGDIIVRTVSSTACLIYVPSVQLREWILEVGYWQVANCALSVYLWNPDASLEAEDLVSAPTWAVLKKVPPQLYSLDGISVIASGIGEPLHTEKSRLDPFHFGDTKVKVEISLDAPPPSAVIVRDSLGYSVKIDVSQVLVKDPEVQLEGSEVVGQVTEEVVAQVSEVVGQVTEGSEVVAQVSEDVGQEIEDGEIVVQEVVVAPCLPPPVGSSFETLVQGKKALSKGSTQKVRVISHRSDASKTLTLPLNPGSSLTVDDEPSVEGVGLSPPDPEAERPFLPSPAAARKARKDLRRQALLNCSSPTAAASQLFSSIRGLSSGGRRNRF
- the LOC108854905 gene encoding RGG repeats nuclear RNA binding protein B-like, producing the protein MATVNPFDLLDDDTEDLHKLVAAKPLKVEKPAPVQPGKLPTKPLPPSQAVREGKNGPGGVRGGRGRSGGFNREQRNNDGPANENGYAGGYRRSEEGDGARRGGSSVGGYRGRGGGRRGGFNSGESGDFERPRRNFDRQSGTGHGNGFKRDGAGRGNWGTNEDEIPPVTEESAAVVVEGVEKEGGEATDANKETPVEEKEPEDKEMTLEEYEKVLEEKRKALQATKIEERKVDTKAFETMQQLSNKKSNNDEVFIKLGTEKDKRPVEKEEKTKKSLSINEFLKPANGERYRGGGGYRGGREGRGGRGPREGGEGRGRGPRGGGADGGENQRAAAAPKRVAPAPKIEDAAQFPTLGK